From a single Brassica napus cultivar Da-Ae chromosome C9, Da-Ae, whole genome shotgun sequence genomic region:
- the LOC106418383 gene encoding protein NRT1/ PTR FAMILY 8.4-like, whose product MGSIEEERPLFQQGSVLLQEVKLYAEDGSVDIHGNPPLKQKTGNWKACPFILGNECCERLAYYGIAKNLVTYFTTKLHETNVSAARHVMIWQGTCYITPLIGALIADAYWGRYWTIACFSAIYFTGMATLSLSASLPGLKPAECIGSLCPPATTTQYSVFFAGLYLISLGTGGIKPCVSSFGADQFDDTDPHERPSKTSFFNWFYFSINIGAFVSSTLLVWVQETCGWGLGFLIPTVVMGLSLVSFFCGTPLYRFQKPGGSPVTRVSQVLVAAYLKMSLKFDEEDHTLLFETQDKNSAIPGSRKIEHTDGYKCLDKAAVITEHDVTNGVSPNPWKLCTVTQVEEVKILLRMFPIWVSGIVFTALQSQIYTLFVQQGRSMKHTIGSFEIPPATLGMFDTASVLICIPIYDKVLVPFVRRFTGRAKGFTDLQRMGVGLLVSVLSMAAAAIVETKRLRGLGAMNIFWQVPQYFLMGTAEVFFYIGQVEFYYEQSPDAMRSLCSALPLLSTAFGSYLSSLILSLVAYFTTMDGQDGWIPSEDIDKGHLDYFFWLLVCFGCANIPVFVFFSVKHLQKKAA is encoded by the exons ATGGGTTCCATCGAAGAGGAAAGACCCCTCTTCCAACAAGGTTCTGTATTATTACAG GAAGTGAAACTGTATGCTGAAGATGGTTCAGTGGACATTCATGGAAACCCACCATTAAAGCAGAAGACAGGAAACTGGAAAGCTTGTCCATTCATTCTcg GCAATGAATGCTGCGAACGCTTAGCTTACTACGGTATTGCCAAGAATCTAGTCACTTACTTCACGACAAAATTGCATGAGACTAATGTTTCTGCGGCAAGGCATGTCATGATATGGCAAGGCACTTGTTACATTACTCCTCTCATTGGAGCTTTAATAGCTGATGCTTACTGGGGAAGATACTGGACTATTGCTTGTTTCTCTGCCATTTATTTCACC GGGATGGCGACACTGTCACTCTCAGCTTCACTCCCGGGCCTTAAGCCAGCTGAATGCATTGGTTCTCTATGCCCACCAGCAACAACAACTCAGTATTCAGTGTTCTTTGCCGGTCTTTACCTTATCTCCCTTGGTACTGGAGGCATAAAACCATGTGTCTCATCTTTTGGTGCTGATCAGTTTGATGACACTGACCCTCATGAACGACCAAGTAAAACTTCTTTCTTTAACTGGTTTTACTTCTCCATCAACATCGGTGCCTTTGTCTCATCTACTCTTCTAGTGTGGGTTCAAGAGACCTGTGGGTGGGGTCTAGGGTTCTTGATCCCTACTGTTGTCATGGGGCTCTCTCTCGTGAGTTTCTTCTGTGGTACTCCGCTTTATAGGTTTCAGAAACCGGGAGGTAGCCCGGTTACTAGGGTCAGCCAAGTTCTTGTAGCTGCTTACCTTAAAATGAGTCTCAAGTTTGATGAAGAAGACCATACACTTCTGTTTGAAACACAAGACAAGAACTCCGCAATACCTGGAAGCAGGAAGATTGAGCACACAGACGGTTACAA GTGTCTTGACAAAGCCGCAGTTATTACAGAACATGATGTCACAAATGGTGTCTCTCCTAACCCATGGAAGCTATGTACTGTGACTCAAGTAGAAGAAGTTAAGATTCTGTTACGTATGTTTCCCATCTGGGTCTCCGGCATCGTGTTCACAGCGCTCCAGTCTCAGATATACACCCTCTTCGTGCAGCAAGGACGGTCCATGAAACATACCATAGGCTCATTTGAGATTCCTCCCGCTACTCTCGGGATGTTCGACACTGCAAGTGTGCTCATATGTATCCCAATCTACGACAAAGTCCTCGTTCCCTTTGTGAGACGGTTCACAGGCAGAGCAAAGGGATTCACTGATCTACAACGCATGGGAGTTGGACTTCTTGTCTCTGTCTTGAGCATGGCAGCTGCAGCTATTGTCGAGACAAAGAGGCTACGTGGTCTCGGAGCAATGAACATCTTTTGGCAGGTTCCTCAGTACTTTCTTATGGGCACAGCGGAGGTTTTCTTCTACATTGGTCAGGTTGAGTTTTACTACGAGCAGTCTCCTGACGCGATGAGGAGCTTGTGTAGTGCCTTGCCGCTTCTCTCTACTGCCTTTGGGAGCTATCTGAGCTCGTTGATCCTCTCGCTTGTGGCGTATTTCACGACAATGGATGGTCAAGATGGTTGGATTCCTTCGGAGGACATTGATAAAGGACATCTTGACTACTTCTTCTGGCTTTTGGTCTGTTTTGGTTGTGCGAATATTCCtgtttttgtcttcttctctgtcAAGCACTTGCAGAAAAAGGCTGCTTAA
- the LOC125575501 gene encoding protein NRT1/ PTR FAMILY 8.3-like codes for MGSIEEEEAPLIEQGLISQAPKLYAEDGSVDLHGNPPLKAKTGNWKACPFILGNECCERLAYYGIAGNLITYLTTKLHQGNVSAATNVTTWQGTCYLTPLIGAVLADAYWGRYWTIACFSGIYFIGMSALTLSASVPALKPAECLGTFCPSATPAQYAMFFSGLYLIALGTGGIKPCVSSFGADQFDDTDSRERVRKASFFNWFYFSINIGALVSSSLLVWIQENRGWGLGFGIPTVFMGLAIVSFFFGTPLYRFQKPGGSPITRISQVVVASFRKSTLKVPEDAALLYETQDKNSAIAGSRKIEHTDDCKYLDKAAVISDEESKSGDFSNSWRLCTVTQVEELKILIRMFPIWASGIIFSAVYAQMSTMFVQQGRAMDCKIGSFQLPPAALGTFDTASVIIWVPLYDRFIVPLARRFTGVDKGFTEIQRMGIGLFVSVLCMAAAAIIEIIRLRLADELGLVESGAPVPISVLWQIPQYFILGAAEVFYFIGQLEFFYDQSPDAMRSLCSALALLTNALGNYLSSLILTLVTYFTTRNGGEGWISDNLNTGHLDYFFWLLAGLSLVNMAVYFFSAAKYKQKKAS; via the exons ATGGGttccattgaagaagaagaagcgccTCTCATCGAACAAGGTTTAATCTCACAG GCACCGAAACTGTATGCTGAAGATGGTTCAGTAGACCTTCATGGGAACCCACCATTGAAGGCTAAAACAGGAAACTGGAAAGCTTGCCCTTTCATTCTCg GCAATGAGTGCTGCGAGAGGCTAGCTTACTATGGCATCGCCGGGAACCTAATCACTTACCTCACCACCAAACTACACCAAGGAAACGTCTCCGCTGCTACAAACGTCACCACATGGCAAGGCACTTGCTATCTCACCCCTCTCATCGGTGCTGTCTTAGCCGATGCTTACTGGGGTCGTTACTGGACCATCGCTTGTTTCTCCGGCATTTACTTCATC ggCATGTCGGCGCTAACTCTCTCAGCTTCAGTTCCAGCACTGAAGCCAGCAGAATGCCTTGGCACCTTCTGTCCTTCAGCAACGCCAGCTCAGTACGCAATGTTCTTCAGCGGGCTTTACCTGATCGCCCTCGGCACTGGAGGCATCAAACCATGCGTCTCATCCTTCGGTGCAGACCAGTTCGACGACACTGACTCCCGTGAACGAGTCAGAAAAGCTTCCTTCTTCAACTGGTTTTACTTCTCCATCAACATTGGAGCGCTCGTGTCCTCTAGTCTTCTAGTTTGGATCCAAGAGAATCGCggatggggtttagggtttggtataCCGACAGTGTTCATGGGTCTAGCCATTGTGAGTTTCTTCTTCGGCACGCCGCTTTACAGGTTTCAAAAGCCTGGAGGCAGTCCCATAACTCGCATCTCCCAAGTCGTGGTCGCTTCCTTCCGTAAATCGACTCTCAAAGTCCCTGAAGACGCTGCACTTTTGTATGAAACGCAGGACAAGAACTCTGCTATTGCTGGAAGTAGAAAGATCGAACATACCGATGATTGCAAGTATCTTGACAAAGCTGCTGTTATTTCAGATGAAGAATCCAAATCAGGAGACTTTTCAAACTCGTGGAGACTATGCACGGTCACTCAAGTGGAAGAACTCAAGATTCTGATCCGTATGTTCCCAATATGGGCCTCTGGTATCATCTTCTCAGCCGTATACGCTCAGATGTCAACAATGTTTGTTCAGCAAGGTCGAGCCATGGACTGCAAGATCGGCTCCTTCCAGCTTCCTCCAGCGGCACTAGGGACATTCGACACCGCTAGCGTCATCATCTGGGTTCCGCTCTACGATAGGTTCATCGTCCCCTTGGCTAGACGCTTCACTGGAGTAGACAAAGGGTTCACAGAGATACAGAGAATGGGAATAGGGCTGTTCGTCTCTGTTCTATGCATGGCGGCTGCAGCTATCATTGAGATCATCAGGCTCCGTTTAGCCGACGAGCTCGGGTTGGTTGAGTCTGGAGCTCCGGTTCCTATATCCGTGTTGTGGCAGATTCCGCAGTACTTCATCCTCGGTGCGGCGGAAGTGTTTTACTTCATTGGCCAGCTTGAGTTTTTCTATGATCAGTCTCCAGATGCGATGAGGAGCTTGTGCAGTGCTTTGGCTCTTTTGACCAATGCTCTTGGGAACTACTTGAGTTCGTTGATCCTCACGCTTGTGACTTACTTCACGACGAGGAATGGTGGTGAAGGTTGGATCTCGGATAATCTGAATACGGGTCATCTCGATTACTTCTTCTGGCTTTTGGCTGGTCTTAGTCTTGTCAACATGGCGGTTTACTTCTTCTCTGCGGCTAAGTATAAGCAGAAGAAGGCTTCGTAG
- the LOC125592893 gene encoding NADH dehydrogenase [ubiquinone] 1 beta subcomplex subunit 7: protein MEVPGSSKKMIATQEEMVAAKVPLGYRDQCAHLLIPLNKCRQAEFFLPWKCEDERHVYEKCEYELVMERMLAMQKIREEEAKAKQNKLQGNGVPLIPKTANA from the coding sequence ATGGAGGTTCCCGGTTCATCGAAGAAGATGATCGCAACGCAAGAAGAGATGGTTGCAGCAAAAGTGCCGCTCGGTTACAGAGACCAGTGCGCGCATCTCCTGATTCCGCTCAACAAATGTCGCCAGGCAGAGTTTTTCCTCCCGTGGAAGTGCGAGGACGAGCGCCACGTGTACGAGAAGTGCGAGTACGAGCTCGTCATGGAGAGGATGCTCGCGATGCAGAAGATTCGCGAGGAAGAAGCCAAAGCGAAACAGAATAAGCTACAAGGGAACGGCGTTCCTCTAATCCCTAAGACAGCTAATGCTTAG